The DNA segment AAACCCTGACTCCCGACATGGTCGAATTCCTTCGCGCCATTGTCCGCGCCCGACTCAACATCCTGGTCTGCGGCGGTACCGGCTCGGGCAAGACCACCATGCTCAACTGCCTATCGGCCTTTATTCCGGTCGATGAGCGCGTGGTAACGATCGAAGACTCGGCCGAGCTCGTGTTGCAGCAGCCGCACGTGGTGCGGCTGGAGACCCGCCCGCCCAACGTCGAAGGCAAGGGCGAAGTCACCCAGCGCGATCTGGTACGCAACTCGCTGCGCATGCGGCCCGACCGGATCATTGTCGGCGAGGTGCGCGGCGGCGAAGTCTTCGACATGTTGCAGGCGATGTCGACCGGCCACGACGGTTCGCTCGCCACCGTCCACGCCAACACTCCGCGCGACAGCCTGAGCCGGCTCGAGATGATGATGTTGCTGGCGGGATGGTCCATCCCGCAGCGCGCGATGCGCCAGCAGATCGCCTCCGCGCTCAACCTCATCGTGCACGTATCACGTCTGTCCGACGGCTCGCGCAAGGTCCTGCGCATCTCCGAGCTCGTTGGGATGGAAGGCGACATGGTCATGATGCAGGACCTCTTCGAATTCCACCGGACCGGCATCAACGCCCAGGGCAAGGTGCTCGGCCAGTTCCGCAAGACCGGCATCCGTTCCGCTTACAAGGAGCGGGTCGAAGCCTACGGCTACAGCATGGATTGACAATTGGGGGAGGCGATGAGCCTGATAGCTGCCAGCGCGGTCTTTGCTTTCGTCTTTATCGTCGTTCTGCTCAGTTCGAGCTGGATCAGCGAAACTACCGAGCAGAACCGCCAGGTCATGCGCCGGATGAGTCGGCCGATGGACGACATCGATGTCGACATCACCCGCCGGCGCAAGCCCGAGGAGCATTCGTTCTTCAGCACCTTCAGGGAATTCAACCTGCTGCGTACGCTGGAGAAGATGATGTGGCAGGCGGGCCTGTACATGCGGGTCTCCGAGATGGTCCTCATCATCTCGCTGCTGTTCCTCGCCGGCTTTTTCCTCGGCGAATTGTTGCTCAAAGGATGGCTTCTGGGCGCCCTGCTGCTTGGAGCCGGGCTGGGTTCGCTGCCGATCATGTACATCCGCTTCCGGCGTACACGCCGGATGAGGGCGTTCGTCGCGCAGCTGCCGTTCGCCCTCGACCTTATCAAGTCCTCGCTCGAGGCGGGCCATTCGCTTAACCGCGGCCTGCAGGTCGTGGTGCAAGAGTTCGGCGACCCGCTTGGCGGCGAGTTCCGCACCGTGCTCGAACAGACCCGGATCGGGCTGCCGCTGCCACGTGCGCTCGAGGACATGCTCAAGCGAGTGCCGGAGGACGACCTGCGGCTCCTGGTGGTGGCGGTCAAGGTCCAGAGCGAAGTCGGCAGCAGCTTGGCGGCGATAGTCGGGCGACTGGCCGAGATCGTGCGCACGCGCCAACGCCTGCGCCTGCAAATCCGTGCGCTAACCGCGCAGTCGCGCCTGGGCGGCATGATCGTGGGCTGCCTGCCGATCGTGGTGCTCGGCGCCTTCAGCCTGATCAACCGCCAGTACGCCGACGAACTGTTCTTCGATCCGACCGGGATCAAGTTGCTCAAGGTAGCGGGTGGCCTCGACCTTTTCGCTTTCATCACTATCCGCCGGCTCCTGCGGCTGGACTACTGAGCGGCGCCTATCCCCGCGGGGTGAATTTATGACTCCACTTTTGGTCAGCCTCATCGTTTTGTGTATGGCGGGAGTCGCGGCGACGGCGGTCTACCACGCCCTTTACGGCAGCCATCGCGCGCTTGAGGAGCGCTTCGCCGACCTCGCGCTCAGAGTGCGCGCCGCGCAGGGCGTCTGGGAGGATACCGAGGAGGACGTCCACGGATTGTCGCGTTTGATTTTGCAGTGGGCGGCCAAACGGGTGCCGGTCCCCAAGCCGGACACGCCCGAAGGAGAGAAGCTGGCGCGCACCCTGATCCAGGCCGGCTATCTGAAGTCCACGATGCCGCAGATGTTTCAGGTCATCCGCTTCGGCAGCGGCGCGGTGTTCGCCCTGATCGGAGCCTTGATTGGAATCATCGTGCACAACACCTCCTCGGTGCTGCTCTTCGGCCTCGGCGGCTTCGGCATCGGGCTTTTTCTGCCGAGCTACTACGTCGGGCGGCGCGCACGTAAACGCCAAAACGCGATCGCGCGACAGCTCTCCGATGTGCTCGACCTGCTGGTGGTGTGCGTTGAGGCGGGGCTCGGCCTGTTCGAGGCAATCAAGATTGTCGGCACCGAAAGCGAGCGCCAGAAGCAGGAGATCGGTCGCGAGCTGGCTTTGGTGGCGTCGGAGATTTCGGCTGGCGCCTCGCTCGGTCAGGCGTTGCGCAACCTTGCCGAACGCACCGCGGTCGAGGACATCAAGCCGCTCGCCGCGACGCTCATTCAGAGCGAGCAGCTTGGGGCGCAGATCGCCCCCGCGCTAAGCGCCAGCTCGGACGCGCTGCGCACGCGGCGGCGGCTGCGCGCGGAGGAGATGGCGCAGCGCACCACGATCAAGATCCTGTTCCCGCTGGTGCTGTTCGTGCTGCCCGCGATGCTGCTGGTGATCGTGGGACCGGCGATTATCCAGATCCTCCGCACGCTCGGCGGCGGTGGCGGCTGAGCCCGAGGCGGCGGGCCCACCCGCGGCCGATC comes from the Candidatus Binataceae bacterium genome and includes:
- a CDS encoding TadA family conjugal transfer-associated ATPase — protein: MKLVERISQKEGAPQQQQQRSLIGGQPKRERNVLADGFQQLKLAVHNRLFEMLDVSRLESLEANMASAKVTTAISEILDEEGRLLTDADRARLIEEIKNELLGLGPLEPLLWDDEITDILVNGPSQVYVERGGKLYLTDVSFQDDQHLMLIIDRIVSQVGRRVDEASPMVDARLPDGSRVNAIIPPLALDGPSLSIRRFGKRRYSVDDLVAKETLTPDMVEFLRAIVRARLNILVCGGTGSGKTTMLNCLSAFIPVDERVVTIEDSAELVLQQPHVVRLETRPPNVEGKGEVTQRDLVRNSLRMRPDRIIVGEVRGGEVFDMLQAMSTGHDGSLATVHANTPRDSLSRLEMMMLLAGWSIPQRAMRQQIASALNLIVHVSRLSDGSRKVLRISELVGMEGDMVMMQDLFEFHRTGINAQGKVLGQFRKTGIRSAYKERVEAYGYSMD
- a CDS encoding type II secretion system F family protein → MSLIAASAVFAFVFIVVLLSSSWISETTEQNRQVMRRMSRPMDDIDVDITRRRKPEEHSFFSTFREFNLLRTLEKMMWQAGLYMRVSEMVLIISLLFLAGFFLGELLLKGWLLGALLLGAGLGSLPIMYIRFRRTRRMRAFVAQLPFALDLIKSSLEAGHSLNRGLQVVVQEFGDPLGGEFRTVLEQTRIGLPLPRALEDMLKRVPEDDLRLLVVAVKVQSEVGSSLAAIVGRLAEIVRTRQRLRLQIRALTAQSRLGGMIVGCLPIVVLGAFSLINRQYADELFFDPTGIKLLKVAGGLDLFAFITIRRLLRLDY
- a CDS encoding type II secretion system F family protein; the protein is MTPLLVSLIVLCMAGVAATAVYHALYGSHRALEERFADLALRVRAAQGVWEDTEEDVHGLSRLILQWAAKRVPVPKPDTPEGEKLARTLIQAGYLKSTMPQMFQVIRFGSGAVFALIGALIGIIVHNTSSVLLFGLGGFGIGLFLPSYYVGRRARKRQNAIARQLSDVLDLLVVCVEAGLGLFEAIKIVGTESERQKQEIGRELALVASEISAGASLGQALRNLAERTAVEDIKPLAATLIQSEQLGAQIAPALSASSDALRTRRRLRAEEMAQRTTIKILFPLVLFVLPAMLLVIVGPAIIQILRTLGGGGG